Proteins from a single region of Corynebacterium casei LMG S-19264:
- a CDS encoding VIT1/CCC1 transporter family protein encodes MDQPTRQQISKWRRYLANERAEAAVYRELARKKKGEERDILLKLADAESRHEQYWQEKLGEFVGMPQKPDLNTQLMGWMAKNFGSVFTLALMQSAESRTPYMDDDDASEQLAADERVHAEVVRGLAVQGREKISGNFRAAVFGANDGLVSNLALVIGVMGSGAQSSVLLLTGVSGLLAGALSMAAGEYVSVKSQNELLDASRPAAAATQLAGELDVNANELALIYRARGLSNDEAERKAETVFQTLQERANASHPSSGHNPAEAAGAAHQDSAAEADNSHGVIGEAWSAALSSFCFFATGALIPIIPFIFGMDVTPGAIVTIVLVSLALMMTGGITGLISGKPPLFRALRQMVIGLGAAGITFLLGLLFA; translated from the coding sequence ATGGATCAGCCAACGCGTCAGCAGATTTCTAAGTGGCGCCGATATTTGGCTAATGAACGTGCTGAGGCCGCGGTGTACCGCGAGCTTGCCCGCAAGAAGAAGGGCGAAGAGCGCGATATTTTGCTCAAACTCGCGGATGCGGAGTCCCGCCATGAGCAGTATTGGCAGGAAAAGCTCGGTGAGTTTGTGGGCATGCCGCAAAAGCCGGATTTGAATACGCAGCTCATGGGGTGGATGGCTAAGAACTTCGGTTCGGTCTTTACTCTCGCCCTGATGCAGTCGGCGGAAAGCCGCACGCCGTATATGGATGATGATGACGCGTCGGAGCAATTGGCTGCCGATGAACGCGTGCACGCCGAGGTCGTCCGCGGCCTCGCAGTCCAGGGTCGGGAGAAGATTTCCGGAAACTTCCGCGCCGCAGTCTTTGGCGCGAATGATGGTCTGGTGTCGAACTTGGCGCTGGTCATTGGTGTGATGGGCTCCGGCGCGCAGTCTTCAGTGCTTTTGCTGACCGGCGTCTCCGGTCTGCTGGCTGGTGCATTGTCCATGGCCGCAGGTGAGTACGTTTCCGTGAAGTCGCAAAATGAGCTTCTTGATGCCTCACGTCCCGCAGCAGCAGCCACCCAGCTCGCTGGCGAACTGGACGTCAACGCCAATGAACTGGCTCTGATTTACCGTGCGCGTGGGCTCAGCAATGACGAAGCTGAAAGGAAAGCGGAGACCGTCTTCCAAACCTTGCAGGAACGCGCGAATGCCAGCCACCCTTCAAGCGGGCATAATCCTGCCGAAGCAGCTGGCGCCGCGCATCAAGACTCGGCTGCAGAAGCAGACAACTCCCACGGCGTTATCGGTGAGGCCTGGTCAGCAGCGCTATCAAGCTTCTGCTTCTTCGCCACCGGCGCACTGATTCCTATCATCCCGTTCATCTTCGGCATGGACGTCACGCCAGGCGCAATTGTTACCATCGTGCTGGTATCACTCGCACTGATGATGACCGGCGGCATCACCGGACTTATTTCTGGCAAGCCACCACTATTCCGTGCCCTGCGCCAAATGGTCATCGGCCTCGGCGCCGCAGGAATCACCTTCCTGCTGGGGCTTCTCTTCGCGTAA
- a CDS encoding Fur family transcriptional regulator: protein MTLHSASSNTPKLGMRTTKQRTAVVEVMQDIDRFLSAKEIHTALQEREAKVGLTTVYRTLQSLVDIHAVDALHSPTGETLYRHCETDSHHHHLVCTKCGRTEEIDGGPIEEWARTVADTYGFQLTGHDAEVFGICTKCQEKA from the coding sequence ATGACCCTTCATTCCGCAAGCTCAAACACCCCCAAGCTTGGCATGCGTACCACTAAACAGCGCACTGCGGTTGTTGAAGTAATGCAAGATATTGACCGTTTCCTATCGGCCAAAGAAATTCACACTGCGCTTCAAGAACGTGAGGCCAAAGTTGGACTCACCACCGTCTACCGCACTCTGCAATCCTTAGTTGATATTCACGCCGTAGATGCCCTGCACTCCCCTACAGGCGAAACCCTCTACCGCCACTGCGAAACCGATTCCCACCACCATCACCTGGTGTGCACCAAGTGCGGCCGCACCGAAGAAATCGACGGCGGCCCCATCGAAGAATGGGCTCGCACCGTCGCGGATACCTATGGTTTCCAGCTCACTGGCCATGATGCCGAAGTCTTCGGAATCTGCACCAAATGCCAGGAAAAGGCCTAG
- a CDS encoding glycine--tRNA ligase: MASVIESVVNLCKRRGLVYQAGEIYGGSRSAWDYGPLGVELKENIKRQWWRHMVQSRDDVVGIDTSIIQPTQTWVSSGHVEVFTDPLVESLHTHKRYRADHLLEAYEEKHGHPPVNGLADINDPETGQPGNWTEPKAFSGLLKTFLGPVDDEEGLHYLRPETAQGIFVNFKNVMTSARQKPPFGIANIGKSFRNEITPGNFIFRTREFEQMEMEFFVKPGEDEEWHQYWIDNRLQWYIDLGVNPDNLRLYEHPKEKLSHYSKRTVDVEYAFGFAGSKWGELEGVANRTDYDLRVHSEGSGEDLSYYDQTAEERWVPYTIEPAAGLGRSMMAFLVDAYTEEEAPNSKGGTDTRVVLKLDRRLSPVKVAVLPLSKKEELSTPAKALADKLRGLWNIDYDVSGAIGRRYRRQDEIGTPFCVTYDFDSLEDNAVTVRERDSMEQERVKLDELETYLAARLAGC; encoded by the coding sequence ATGGCGTCAGTGATCGAATCCGTCGTAAACCTTTGTAAGCGTCGTGGCCTGGTGTACCAGGCAGGCGAAATCTACGGCGGCTCCCGCTCAGCATGGGACTACGGTCCGCTGGGCGTGGAACTGAAGGAAAACATCAAGCGCCAGTGGTGGCGCCACATGGTGCAGTCCCGCGACGACGTCGTTGGTATTGATACATCAATTATTCAGCCAACCCAGACCTGGGTTTCTTCCGGCCACGTTGAGGTCTTCACCGACCCACTGGTGGAGTCTTTGCACACCCACAAGCGCTACCGTGCAGACCACCTGCTTGAAGCTTATGAGGAAAAGCATGGTCATCCACCAGTCAACGGCTTGGCAGACATCAACGATCCTGAGACCGGCCAGCCAGGTAACTGGACTGAGCCAAAGGCATTCTCCGGTCTGCTCAAGACCTTCCTGGGTCCAGTGGATGATGAAGAGGGCTTGCACTACCTGCGCCCAGAGACCGCTCAGGGCATCTTCGTTAACTTCAAGAACGTGATGACCTCTGCGCGTCAGAAGCCACCATTTGGTATTGCCAACATTGGTAAGTCTTTCCGTAATGAGATCACCCCGGGTAACTTCATCTTCCGTACCCGTGAGTTTGAGCAGATGGAGATGGAGTTCTTCGTCAAGCCTGGTGAGGATGAAGAATGGCACCAGTACTGGATTGATAACCGCCTTCAGTGGTACATCGATCTGGGCGTGAACCCAGACAACCTGCGTCTGTATGAGCACCCGAAGGAAAAGCTGTCGCATTACTCCAAGCGCACCGTTGACGTGGAGTACGCATTCGGTTTCGCTGGCTCCAAGTGGGGCGAGCTCGAAGGTGTTGCAAACCGTACGGATTATGACCTGCGCGTGCACTCTGAGGGCTCTGGTGAGGACCTGTCCTACTACGACCAGACCGCTGAAGAGCGCTGGGTTCCTTACACCATTGAGCCGGCTGCCGGCCTTGGCCGTTCCATGATGGCATTCCTGGTGGACGCTTACACCGAGGAAGAAGCTCCTAACTCCAAGGGTGGCACTGACACCCGCGTGGTTCTGAAGCTGGACCGCCGTCTGTCCCCAGTCAAGGTTGCGGTTCTTCCACTGTCTAAGAAGGAAGAACTGTCCACCCCAGCGAAGGCACTGGCAGATAAGCTGCGTGGACTGTGGAACATCGACTACGACGTCTCTGGTGCCATTGGCCGCCGCTACCGCCGACAGGATGAAATCGGTACCCCATTCTGCGTGACCTATGACTTCGATTCCCTCGAGGACAACGCGGTTACCGTGCGTGAGCGTGACTCCATGGAGCAGGAGCGCGTCAAGCTCGACGAGCTCGAAACCTACCTGGCTGCCCGCCTCGCCGGCTGCTAG
- a CDS encoding TrkH family potassium uptake protein — translation METRFDLDERPRRRSLFTRLTPAQAVALGFLGVIAIGTVVLCLPISTTSGEPTDLLPAMFTVTSAVTVTGLAVVDTGTHWSGLGQATVLTLIQIGGFGIMSVSSLAGMLLTGRIGLRSRRYNQAENRTLGTGDVARTVIAALAITVICEFVVALVTAIRFATFYDMPALRAAWEGLFHAISAFNNAGFGLRSDSLVPYVGDGWIILPLACALIIGGLGYPVVAEMWDKLRFRLTHGNLGHPRKFSVSTKITLVGTAMLIAAGVLVVGALEWNNTLAGQPLGTKLLGAFFQGVTPRTAGFNSVDFGEVQPVTLMATGLLMFIGGGSAGTAGGIKITTAAVLLAAIIAEIRGHNHVTIAHRTINSSVVRQALTVASISVVLVVSCVVIIRLLEPGFSGEAITFEVISAFATVGLSTGITADLSAPSQIVLCFLMYIGRIGPVTLVVALAAQHSARRFEYPEERPFIG, via the coding sequence ATGGAAACTAGATTCGATCTCGATGAAAGGCCGCGAAGACGCAGTCTTTTCACAAGACTTACTCCGGCTCAGGCCGTTGCCCTGGGGTTTCTTGGTGTCATAGCGATTGGCACTGTGGTGCTTTGCTTGCCGATATCCACCACCAGCGGTGAACCCACAGACCTCTTACCCGCCATGTTCACCGTGACATCGGCAGTGACGGTGACCGGACTGGCGGTCGTGGATACGGGCACACACTGGAGCGGACTGGGACAAGCAACAGTGCTTACTCTCATCCAAATCGGTGGCTTTGGAATCATGAGCGTGAGTTCTCTCGCGGGCATGCTGTTGACCGGTCGTATCGGTCTGCGCTCACGGCGGTACAACCAGGCCGAAAATAGGACGCTTGGAACTGGCGATGTAGCGCGTACAGTGATCGCGGCACTGGCAATCACCGTCATTTGCGAGTTCGTTGTGGCGCTGGTGACAGCAATTAGATTCGCCACCTTTTACGACATGCCAGCATTGCGTGCAGCGTGGGAAGGTCTTTTCCACGCGATTTCGGCATTTAATAATGCAGGGTTCGGGCTGCGCAGCGACAGTTTGGTGCCCTATGTCGGCGACGGTTGGATTATTCTTCCCTTGGCTTGTGCCTTGATTATCGGCGGTCTTGGTTACCCAGTAGTTGCAGAGATGTGGGATAAGCTCCGCTTTCGGTTGACTCACGGCAATCTTGGCCATCCGCGAAAATTCTCAGTATCCACCAAAATAACCCTCGTTGGTACTGCAATGCTCATCGCTGCGGGCGTCCTTGTGGTGGGAGCGTTGGAATGGAATAACACTCTGGCCGGACAGCCGCTAGGAACGAAGCTGCTTGGTGCATTCTTCCAAGGTGTTACACCGCGTACCGCCGGATTCAACTCAGTGGATTTTGGCGAGGTGCAGCCGGTGACGCTCATGGCCACCGGCTTGCTCATGTTTATCGGTGGTGGTTCGGCAGGTACTGCCGGTGGCATCAAGATAACCACCGCAGCAGTACTTCTCGCAGCGATTATCGCTGAGATTCGCGGACATAACCATGTAACAATTGCGCACCGAACCATTAACTCGTCTGTTGTCCGTCAGGCACTCACGGTTGCTTCTATCAGCGTGGTTCTAGTGGTGTCGTGCGTCGTGATCATTCGGCTTCTAGAGCCAGGCTTTAGCGGTGAGGCAATCACCTTTGAAGTGATTTCAGCTTTTGCTACCGTGGGACTTTCCACAGGTATCACTGCAGATCTCAGCGCACCTAGCCAAATAGTGCTGTGCTTTTTGATGTACATTGGCCGAATTGGTCCGGTAACACTAGTCGTTGCGCTGGCGGCGCAGCACTCAGCCCGGCGTTTTGAATACCCAGAGGAAAGGCCCTTCATTGGCTAA
- a CDS encoding potassium channel family protein, giving the protein MANALGRIRGRIEISPVVVLGLGRFGASLAEELTWHGAEVLGMDSDARPVQECSGFLTDSAIGDTTDRETLIQFGVHEVERVVLGIGSDLESSILTASNLVDLGVKNIWAKADSDAHAKILTQIGVHQVVRPERDTGRRVAHLLNGRFSDFAQFDEDYGMIKLSPPNKLVGKAVELERLWAKFNVRAISVKSEGSTWMPWKAGHVLAASDQVIIAGAPEDLERFANC; this is encoded by the coding sequence TTGGCTAACGCGCTTGGCCGCATTCGCGGTCGAATTGAAATCTCTCCAGTTGTAGTGCTGGGATTGGGCCGCTTTGGTGCATCCCTCGCTGAGGAACTCACATGGCATGGTGCGGAGGTGCTGGGCATGGATTCTGATGCCCGCCCGGTTCAGGAATGCTCCGGCTTTCTCACTGATTCTGCTATTGGTGATACGACAGACCGTGAAACTCTCATTCAGTTTGGTGTTCATGAGGTTGAAAGAGTTGTTCTGGGAATTGGGTCGGACCTGGAATCTTCAATCCTCACGGCTTCGAATTTGGTGGACTTGGGCGTGAAGAATATTTGGGCGAAAGCCGATTCTGATGCACACGCCAAGATTCTGACTCAGATTGGTGTGCACCAAGTTGTGCGACCAGAACGTGACACGGGTAGGCGCGTAGCTCACTTGCTCAATGGCCGTTTCAGTGATTTTGCGCAGTTCGATGAAGACTACGGAATGATCAAACTCTCCCCACCGAATAAGCTTGTTGGCAAGGCGGTTGAACTGGAACGGCTGTGGGCGAAGTTCAATGTCCGAGCAATTTCTGTGAAAAGCGAGGGTAGTACGTGGATGCCGTGGAAAGCAGGCCATGTCTTGGCCGCAAGTGACCAAGTCATTATCGCGGGTGCACCGGAAGACCTCGAAAGATTCGCCAACTGTTAG
- a CDS encoding TPM domain-containing protein, with protein MNKRVRIGHILCTGLFATALGGAAAAPAVAATVDYVAQAPSAISDRVTDSADVLSDAEESEITEKITQLQQEEQLMIHVVFTTDMDGMSAEEYAGALVDEKGPNSAAYVVNTEQCQMGVQTGDQWPQGKLDEMYDAAYGPLATDDWAGSANALVDAALGSGSASGSGASGAWLAGAGGAVAVAGGGIWMYTRKRSKKESAAVLEDAREIEPTDIRRLNSLDLETLDALAHEELVSTDESIRRGKEELDIAMAEFGPERTRSFTRAMNQSTTTLQKAFGIRQRLDDSIPESPEQRREMLVEIISSCGQADDALDSQAAEFAEMRNLLINASSKLDELTQRTIDVRARLPKAEETLAALRAEFNEEMLQSVDDNVQIASASLDEAEKSLSAAREIEARPAGQQGGLVAHIRDAEHALEVSDRNLAGVENARTNISEAKAGLPALIEEVEGEIQEAGQIKQQGRSQGTDADWAALDEVVARAQQAVDAAKAEGSMDPLGQHTALITIDTELDEQLDTVREQTSTHARQLEMFAKQIQSAGTQIQAAEDVISSRGRIVGSGARTALADAKHLHAQALNSRDRDIRAALDYARQSTNAAKIAADRARDDYNNYRRQQQRRQASNVAGNVITGMVIGQVLGGGGRSGGGGFGGGFGGGGFGGGGGGGFRGGSF; from the coding sequence ATGAACAAGCGAGTGCGTATTGGCCATATCCTGTGTACCGGTCTCTTTGCCACAGCCCTAGGTGGTGCGGCTGCGGCGCCCGCGGTGGCAGCCACCGTGGATTATGTAGCCCAAGCACCGAGTGCAATCTCCGACCGCGTTACTGACTCCGCTGATGTGTTGAGCGACGCTGAGGAATCAGAGATCACTGAGAAAATCACGCAGCTGCAGCAAGAAGAGCAGCTGATGATCCACGTGGTGTTTACCACCGACATGGACGGCATGAGCGCTGAGGAATATGCCGGCGCGCTCGTAGATGAAAAGGGCCCGAACTCCGCGGCCTATGTTGTGAACACCGAGCAATGCCAGATGGGCGTGCAGACCGGTGACCAATGGCCGCAGGGCAAGTTGGATGAGATGTATGACGCGGCCTATGGTCCTTTAGCTACTGATGACTGGGCGGGCTCAGCCAACGCACTGGTTGATGCTGCCTTGGGATCAGGTAGTGCTAGTGGCTCTGGCGCCAGCGGTGCTTGGCTGGCTGGTGCCGGCGGCGCCGTGGCTGTTGCCGGCGGCGGGATCTGGATGTACACCCGTAAGCGCTCCAAGAAGGAATCCGCTGCGGTGTTAGAAGATGCCCGCGAGATTGAGCCAACTGATATCCGTCGTCTTAACTCCTTGGACTTGGAGACTCTCGATGCATTGGCACATGAGGAGCTGGTGAGCACCGATGAGTCCATTCGCCGTGGCAAGGAAGAACTAGACATCGCCATGGCTGAGTTCGGTCCGGAGCGCACCCGCTCCTTTACCCGCGCGATGAACCAATCCACCACCACGCTGCAAAAGGCCTTTGGCATTCGCCAGCGCCTCGATGACTCCATTCCGGAATCCCCGGAGCAGCGCCGTGAGATGCTGGTGGAAATCATCTCTTCTTGTGGCCAGGCCGATGATGCCCTGGATTCCCAAGCCGCTGAGTTCGCGGAGATGCGCAACCTGTTGATTAATGCTTCCTCCAAGCTGGATGAACTAACCCAGCGCACCATCGACGTGCGGGCGCGTTTGCCGAAGGCTGAGGAAACTCTGGCCGCCTTGCGGGCGGAGTTCAATGAGGAGATGCTGCAGTCTGTTGATGACAACGTGCAGATTGCATCCGCTTCCCTGGATGAAGCGGAGAAGTCTTTGTCCGCAGCGCGTGAGATTGAAGCCCGTCCAGCTGGACAGCAGGGCGGACTGGTGGCGCACATTCGCGATGCTGAGCACGCTTTGGAAGTCTCCGACCGCAATCTGGCCGGTGTAGAAAATGCCCGCACGAATATCTCCGAAGCCAAGGCTGGGCTGCCCGCTCTCATCGAAGAAGTTGAAGGCGAAATCCAAGAGGCTGGCCAGATTAAGCAGCAGGGACGTTCCCAAGGCACTGATGCTGACTGGGCAGCTTTAGATGAGGTTGTTGCCCGCGCGCAGCAAGCCGTTGATGCTGCCAAAGCTGAAGGTTCTATGGACCCACTGGGCCAGCACACGGCGCTTATCACCATCGATACGGAACTAGATGAGCAACTAGACACCGTGCGTGAGCAGACCTCCACGCACGCGCGCCAGCTGGAGATGTTTGCCAAGCAGATTCAATCCGCCGGCACACAAATCCAGGCAGCCGAGGATGTTATTTCTTCCCGCGGCCGCATTGTGGGCTCCGGCGCGCGTACCGCTTTAGCTGATGCCAAGCACTTGCACGCCCAGGCGCTGAACTCCCGAGACCGCGATATCCGCGCCGCACTCGATTACGCGCGGCAGTCCACCAACGCCGCCAAAATTGCTGCTGACCGTGCACGCGATGACTACAACAACTACCGCCGCCAGCAGCAGCGCCGCCAAGCATCCAACGTGGCGGGCAATGTCATCACCGGCATGGTCATCGGCCAAGTCCTCGGTGGCGGTGGCCGCAGTGGCGGCGGCGGATTTGGTGGCGGCTTCGGCGGCGGTGGCTTCGGAGGAGGCGGTGGCGGCGGCTTCCGTGGTGGTTCCTTCTAG
- a CDS encoding SIR2 family protein — MSAPDITAETMGQFRDSGVEKHSTILLGAGASITSGLPSWDDFAIRLLVSSGSVDEDSAELLLKRQDPIIAVEAARTGGELEWGQQLRDALYTGVKPLNSLSPSPLHLAAVGHYLERQDSSSLVTLNFDVLLESVLEIETDGEPNSVTNSAERIGQHSVHHLHGIITPDRTEDVVLTLNDFTTLIEQQDSWQVNFLNSAVSKGSLIIAGTSYRDPDLRQWLHAALKNNPKNHKAFVLLAREGFDVSKTGFEKLERALSNQWSAIGLHPVLMQDHTDAAQIIRELDYVKRDDYISPQERCRLIWEAHVRNFDELQAQYVHELSKNTEMLKQVFNVEKLDLTIWLSNGDGGLVRWASQDRTYRTLDALRVVQTGHDSPWIAGQALAKDDQVVRDLTQHPTRRWKSVVAFPLPVAHPQLPMVSSAVITVGLPIEQQGYEGDSEIWADVVGEIANEWAFRLYKSVYSDDEA; from the coding sequence ATGAGCGCCCCTGATATAACTGCCGAGACAATGGGACAATTTCGTGACTCTGGGGTGGAGAAGCATTCGACGATTTTGCTTGGGGCGGGTGCTTCAATAACTTCTGGCCTTCCTAGCTGGGACGACTTCGCAATCAGGCTTTTGGTGAGTAGCGGGTCTGTCGATGAAGACTCGGCTGAGCTCCTGCTAAAACGCCAAGATCCAATAATTGCGGTAGAAGCAGCAAGGACAGGCGGCGAACTCGAATGGGGCCAACAGCTTCGTGACGCGCTATATACGGGCGTGAAACCTCTTAATTCACTGAGCCCTTCACCGCTACACCTAGCGGCAGTCGGTCATTATCTTGAACGGCAAGACAGTAGTAGCCTTGTCACACTCAACTTCGACGTGCTTCTGGAGTCAGTGCTGGAAATTGAGACGGACGGTGAGCCTAATTCGGTAACAAATAGCGCCGAGCGTATAGGTCAACATTCTGTCCATCACCTTCATGGCATTATCACTCCTGACAGAACTGAAGACGTAGTGCTCACACTTAATGATTTCACCACCTTAATTGAGCAACAAGATTCGTGGCAGGTGAATTTTCTAAATTCTGCAGTTTCTAAGGGGTCACTAATAATCGCAGGTACGTCTTATCGTGATCCCGATCTCCGTCAATGGTTACACGCAGCGCTCAAGAACAACCCGAAGAATCACAAAGCCTTTGTTTTGCTTGCGAGGGAAGGCTTCGATGTATCGAAAACGGGATTCGAAAAGTTAGAGCGGGCATTGAGCAACCAATGGAGTGCAATAGGTCTTCACCCTGTTCTTATGCAAGACCATACGGACGCAGCCCAGATTATTCGGGAGCTCGATTATGTAAAGCGGGATGACTACATCTCGCCCCAAGAACGGTGCAGACTCATTTGGGAAGCACACGTGAGGAACTTTGACGAGCTACAAGCCCAGTATGTTCATGAGCTTTCAAAGAACACCGAAATGCTCAAGCAGGTTTTTAACGTTGAGAAACTAGACTTAACAATTTGGCTATCCAATGGAGATGGGGGACTTGTCAGGTGGGCATCTCAAGATAGAACGTATCGAACTCTAGACGCCTTGAGAGTCGTTCAGACTGGCCATGATAGTCCCTGGATAGCTGGGCAGGCGTTGGCAAAGGACGACCAGGTTGTAAGGGATTTAACGCAACATCCGACTCGCCGGTGGAAATCGGTGGTTGCGTTTCCATTGCCAGTGGCCCATCCTCAACTGCCTATGGTTTCAAGTGCAGTAATTACGGTGGGACTTCCCATAGAACAGCAAGGGTATGAAGGGGACTCAGAGATTTGGGCTGATGTCGTGGGCGAAATTGCCAACGAATGGGCTTTTCGTCTTTATAAGAGTGTTTATTCGGATGATGAGGCGTAG
- a CDS encoding YdcF family protein yields MDMAIVVLGASQYDGRASKVLAARLDESIATAAEHSAKDVQFFTLGANMPGDRFTEAQVARTYLVDRGITESQVHEVPEGNDTVGSLEAVLQEHAVLFGTPRIS; encoded by the coding sequence ATGGATATGGCAATCGTGGTCTTGGGTGCTTCGCAATATGATGGCCGGGCATCAAAGGTGCTTGCGGCGCGGTTGGATGAGTCGATAGCCACCGCAGCCGAACACTCGGCCAAGGATGTGCAGTTCTTTACCTTGGGTGCGAATATGCCGGGGGATAGGTTTACAGAGGCCCAGGTGGCTAGGACGTATCTCGTTGACCGCGGCATCACCGAGTCGCAGGTGCATGAGGTGCCGGAGGGTAATGACACGGTCGGTTCGTTGGAGGCAGTGTTGCAAGAGCACGCAGTGCTTTTCGGTACCCCTCGTATCTCATAA
- a CDS encoding deoxyguanosinetriphosphate triphosphohydrolase — MYSYNAADTARIFDESPKGSTFVSSEVDQRGAFSRDRARVLHSAALRRLADKTQVVGPQDGDTPRTRLTHSLEVAQIARGIGEGLGLNADLCEMAGLTHDIGHPPYGHNGENALNDVATECGGFEGNAQTLRILTRLEPKIINDNGESMGLNLTRAALDAACKYPKAKTNADGSINRKYGAYDEDAHLLTWLREGHDDDRPSMEAQAMDWSDDIAYSVHDVEDGIVSGRISLNVLWDLVELANLADKGAKAFGGTAEELLDAADSLRQLPIVSHHKFDYTLKSYVELKKMTSELVGRYVGATVAATKESGATLGRQHGHLIVPPAAEAEVRLLKTIAVLYVMDTPAHLRRQDRQRERVYRVFDYLTAGAPGTLDAMFRMWWEQAETPAERQRVIIDQIASMTESRLERVARASAEFSGYLG; from the coding sequence ATGTATTCCTATAACGCTGCTGATACCGCCCGGATTTTTGATGAGTCCCCGAAGGGCTCTACTTTTGTGTCTTCGGAAGTAGACCAAAGAGGCGCGTTCTCTCGTGACCGTGCGCGTGTCCTGCACTCGGCAGCGCTGCGCCGGCTAGCAGATAAAACTCAAGTGGTGGGCCCACAAGATGGTGATACCCCGCGCACGCGTCTGACACACTCGCTAGAAGTCGCGCAGATCGCCCGCGGCATTGGTGAGGGATTGGGCCTTAACGCCGACCTGTGTGAGATGGCCGGGCTTACTCACGATATTGGGCATCCACCTTATGGCCACAATGGTGAAAACGCGCTCAATGATGTCGCTACTGAATGCGGTGGCTTTGAAGGCAACGCGCAGACCTTGCGCATCCTCACCCGCTTGGAGCCGAAAATCATCAATGACAACGGTGAGTCAATGGGTTTGAATCTTACCCGCGCGGCTCTTGATGCCGCCTGTAAGTACCCAAAGGCCAAGACCAACGCGGATGGCTCTATTAACCGTAAGTACGGTGCTTATGATGAGGACGCGCATCTCCTCACCTGGCTGCGTGAGGGCCACGATGATGACCGTCCCTCCATGGAGGCACAAGCCATGGACTGGTCTGATGACATCGCCTATTCCGTCCATGACGTGGAAGATGGCATTGTCTCCGGGCGTATCTCCCTCAACGTGCTGTGGGACTTAGTGGAACTGGCCAACCTGGCAGATAAGGGCGCGAAGGCTTTTGGTGGAACAGCAGAAGAGCTTCTCGATGCCGCCGATTCCCTCCGCCAACTACCCATCGTCTCTCACCACAAGTTTGACTACACCTTAAAAAGCTACGTTGAACTTAAGAAGATGACCTCCGAACTAGTCGGCCGCTACGTCGGCGCAACCGTCGCCGCCACCAAAGAATCCGGGGCGACACTCGGCCGCCAACACGGCCACCTCATCGTCCCACCCGCCGCGGAAGCCGAAGTGCGCCTGTTAAAAACCATCGCGGTTCTCTACGTCATGGATACGCCTGCGCATCTACGCCGCCAGGACCGCCAACGCGAACGCGTGTACCGCGTCTTCGACTACCTCACCGCCGGCGCGCCGGGCACCCTCGATGCCATGTTTCGCATGTGGTGGGAGCAAGCCGAAACCCCCGCTGAGCGCCAACGCGTTATCATCGACCAAATCGCTTCAATGACCGAATCCCGCCTCGAACGCGTAGCCCGTGCGTCGGCGGAGTTTTCGGGATACCTCGGGTAG
- a CDS encoding ribonuclease domain-containing protein, which translates to MARSSEESASGNSAPRKKSLPAIIGGAVVVLVAGYFGIDLTSGGSGDSNSSSSESSAASAEGKAISSDSDTCAISTLPDEAHETRDDIVAGGPYDYPENDNRHFGNYEGVLPDHSSDFYREYTVETPGLDHRGARRIVTGGGSETDPEVWYYTDDHYESFCEIPDAE; encoded by the coding sequence ATGGCACGATCATCTGAGGAATCCGCATCAGGTAATTCAGCACCACGCAAGAAATCACTTCCTGCAATTATTGGTGGCGCTGTAGTGGTTCTGGTCGCCGGATATTTCGGCATTGACTTAACCTCCGGCGGTTCTGGGGACTCAAATTCTTCTAGTTCAGAAAGCTCTGCCGCGTCCGCTGAAGGCAAAGCAATTTCCTCGGATTCTGATACGTGCGCAATCTCCACTTTGCCTGATGAGGCACATGAGACTCGCGACGATATTGTTGCCGGTGGCCCATATGACTACCCAGAAAATGACAATCGCCATTTTGGAAATTATGAAGGCGTTTTACCTGATCATTCTTCTGATTTCTACCGCGAATACACCGTTGAAACCCCAGGCTTAGACCATCGCGGCGCACGCCGTATTGTCACCGGCGGTGGCTCCGAAACCGACCCTGAAGTGTGGTACTACACCGATGACCATTACGAATCCTTCTGTGAGATCCCTGATGCCGAATAA